One window from the genome of Dyadobacter sp. CECT 9275 encodes:
- a CDS encoding DUF6088 family protein: protein MKTSDYVAFSVNKLPKGYVFTYESLIDDVNKREAVIKALNRMVSAGKLAKLAKGKYYKPEQTPFGTLLPDVAQVVKDLLEEGGKPIGYLTGLSIYNRLGLTTQVSNIIQIGRNDIRSSFHRERYTISFIKQKNIITKDNIPLLQMLDTIRYIKKIPDTSIESALKRLIALLKGHSENELSRMVRLALKYPPSTRALLGALLDQLGMTTLSGGLYPTLNPITQYELIGADKVLDYTEKWNIK, encoded by the coding sequence ATGAAAACATCTGACTATGTAGCTTTTAGTGTTAATAAACTACCCAAAGGGTATGTTTTTACCTATGAGAGCCTTATTGACGATGTCAATAAACGGGAGGCTGTGATAAAGGCGCTCAACCGTATGGTTTCCGCAGGCAAGCTGGCAAAACTGGCAAAAGGCAAATACTACAAGCCGGAACAAACCCCTTTCGGAACCTTGTTGCCGGACGTGGCTCAAGTCGTTAAAGACCTTCTCGAAGAAGGCGGCAAGCCGATTGGCTATTTAACGGGACTAAGCATCTACAACAGGCTTGGACTTACCACGCAGGTCAGCAACATTATTCAAATTGGCAGAAATGATATTCGTTCCTCTTTTCACAGGGAACGGTATACCATTTCATTTATCAAACAAAAGAACATCATTACCAAAGACAATATACCCTTACTGCAAATGCTGGACACGATCCGGTACATCAAAAAGATACCCGATACCTCTATCGAATCGGCTCTCAAGCGGCTGATAGCCCTTTTAAAGGGCCATTCGGAAAATGAACTGTCACGGATGGTACGCCTGGCATTGAAATATCCGCCATCCACCAGGGCATTGCTCGGTGCCTTGCTGGATCAGCTTGGCATGACTACCTTATCAGGGGGGCTTTACCCAACATTGAACCCCATTACGCAATATGAGCTTATTGGGGCCGACAAGGTTCTTGATTATACGGAAAAGTGGAACATCAAATGA